Proteins encoded together in one Oceanobacillus iheyensis HTE831 window:
- a CDS encoding GNAT family N-acetyltransferase, giving the protein MLIRYKKNLEKIAMGLLSFMPEEKKDVKKLQQTIKDYEQLDHWHLHLWKEDDDVLGAIGVQVMDETSLVIQHISVNPSHRNNGIGQKMIQEINRIYGNKYEVTPTEEIQNFFEKCIGS; this is encoded by the coding sequence ATGTTAATTCGTTATAAAAAAAATCTTGAAAAAATTGCAATGGGTTTATTATCTTTTATGCCTGAAGAAAAAAAAGACGTAAAAAAATTACAGCAAACAATTAAAGATTATGAACAACTTGATCACTGGCATTTACATTTGTGGAAAGAAGATGATGATGTATTAGGTGCCATTGGTGTACAAGTAATGGATGAAACATCATTAGTAATTCAGCATATTTCCGTGAATCCATCTCACCGTAATAATGGGATTGGTCAAAAGATGATTCAAGAAATCAATCGTATTTATGGTAATAAGTATGAAGTTACACCGACTGAGGAAATACAAAATTTCTTTGAAAAGTGTATAGGTAGTTAA
- a CDS encoding D-alanyl-D-alanine carboxypeptidase family protein, translating into MRVFIGLLTSLILFMSFPSYGQALPSVSANNAVLIEQSTGRVLFEKNANEEASIASITKIMTAIIAIESGMLDEQVTTSRKAIYTEGSSIYLEQGEEIPLKDLVYGLMLRSGNDAAVAIAEHVGGSEEGFVYLMNEKAKWLGMENTHFDNPHGLDSDTHYSSAYDMAILMKYAMDNPMFREVSQSDSYLSNNRTYHWQNKNKLLTRLYEYCTGGKTGYTKATGRTLVTSAHKNGMDLIAVTLDAPDDWQDHIGMFEWGFEQFEMKTVQEEGTALYHIEPKTSKVYGNYNKAVNLPLLKDGNDNVDVKNYFLSDVRSDSKQAIGKSVYYINNQEVYESYIYPGEQPNNSIFDNLKTVFESIIGRESI; encoded by the coding sequence ATGCGTGTATTCATAGGATTATTAACATCATTAATATTATTCATGAGTTTTCCTTCGTATGGACAAGCATTGCCGTCTGTATCAGCAAATAACGCAGTATTAATTGAACAATCAACAGGCAGAGTGTTATTTGAGAAAAATGCAAACGAAGAAGCTTCCATAGCAAGCATTACAAAAATCATGACAGCAATTATTGCTATAGAATCTGGGATGTTAGATGAACAAGTAACTACTTCGAGAAAAGCAATTTATACTGAAGGATCCTCTATATATCTAGAACAAGGAGAAGAAATTCCTCTAAAAGATTTAGTTTATGGATTAATGCTTCGATCAGGAAATGATGCAGCGGTAGCAATAGCTGAACATGTTGGAGGTAGTGAAGAAGGATTTGTTTACTTGATGAACGAAAAAGCCAAGTGGTTAGGAATGGAAAACACGCATTTTGATAATCCTCATGGTTTGGATTCAGACACACATTACTCTAGTGCATATGATATGGCAATTCTTATGAAATATGCAATGGATAATCCGATGTTTAGAGAGGTTAGTCAATCCGATTCATATCTTTCGAATAACAGAACCTATCATTGGCAAAACAAAAATAAACTGTTGACTCGTTTATATGAATATTGTACAGGCGGTAAGACTGGTTATACGAAGGCTACTGGACGAACATTAGTCACTTCAGCTCATAAAAATGGAATGGATTTAATTGCAGTTACTTTAGATGCTCCAGATGATTGGCAAGATCATATTGGTATGTTTGAGTGGGGATTTGAACAATTCGAAATGAAAACAGTTCAAGAAGAAGGTACGGCACTTTATCATATAGAACCTAAGACAAGTAAAGTATATGGGAATTATAATAAAGCTGTAAACCTCCCATTATTAAAGGACGGTAATGACAATGTAGATGTGAAGAATTATTTTTTATCCGATGTACGTAGTGATTCAAAACAAGCGATTGGGAAATCTGTTTATTATATCAACAATCAAGAAGTGTATGAATCGTATATTTATCCAGGAGAACAACCGAATAACTCTATCTTTGATAACCTAAAAACCGTATTTGAATCCATCATTGGAAGAGAATCAATATGA
- the lysA gene encoding diaminopimelate decarboxylase, with the protein MIIDTHPFTVNEKGHLEIGGLDTLDLAKKYGTPLYVYDVALIRNNARAFVQAFTEKGVKGKVAYASKAFSSIAMLQVAKQEGLCLDVISEGELYTALQAEFPTERIHMHGNNKSIEEIRMAVDYEIGCIVIDNFHDIDLLEKVLEEKQKQMDVLIRVTPGVESKTHQYIMTGNEDSKFGFDLQNGQAEQAFKRLHNHQQIRFQGLHCHIGSQIFETSGFQVATDLLFSELEKWNNKYDYQPNVLNLGGGFGIRYTKDDQPLPLDKYIKSMADAVQTHVKQLSMEMPEIWIEPGRSIVGNAGITLYTIGSNKQIPGIREYYSIDGGMTDNIRPALYNAAYEAVIANHPKNPIEKEVSIAGKCCESGDMLIWDLPVPEINSGDVLAVFSTGAYSYSMASHYNRLPNAAVVFVENGRDQLVVRRETYQDVVRNDLSYE; encoded by the coding sequence ATGATAATAGATACTCACCCTTTCACAGTTAATGAAAAAGGACATTTGGAAATAGGCGGTTTGGATACACTTGATTTAGCAAAGAAATACGGCACTCCTTTGTATGTGTATGACGTTGCACTTATCAGAAATAATGCACGGGCGTTTGTTCAAGCATTTACAGAAAAAGGTGTTAAAGGAAAGGTCGCTTATGCTAGTAAAGCTTTTTCTTCTATAGCTATGCTTCAGGTGGCTAAACAAGAAGGATTATGTCTTGATGTTATATCAGAAGGAGAATTATATACAGCTTTACAAGCTGAGTTCCCAACTGAACGAATACATATGCATGGGAATAATAAAAGTATCGAAGAAATTAGAATGGCAGTCGATTATGAAATTGGTTGTATAGTTATTGATAACTTTCATGATATCGATCTGTTGGAAAAAGTTTTAGAAGAAAAACAAAAACAAATGGATGTTTTAATTCGTGTAACTCCTGGTGTTGAATCGAAAACACATCAATATATTATGACAGGCAATGAAGACTCTAAGTTTGGATTTGATTTGCAGAATGGACAAGCTGAACAAGCATTTAAACGTTTACATAATCATCAGCAAATTCGTTTTCAAGGGTTGCACTGTCATATAGGATCTCAAATATTCGAAACAAGTGGATTTCAAGTAGCTACAGATTTATTATTTTCAGAACTTGAAAAATGGAATAATAAATACGACTATCAGCCCAATGTTCTTAATTTAGGCGGAGGTTTTGGAATTCGCTATACAAAAGACGACCAACCACTACCGTTAGATAAATATATAAAGAGTATGGCAGATGCTGTACAAACACATGTCAAACAGCTTTCGATGGAAATGCCAGAGATTTGGATTGAGCCTGGCAGATCGATTGTAGGAAATGCTGGTATTACCTTATATACCATTGGATCAAATAAACAAATACCAGGTATAAGAGAATATTATTCAATTGATGGTGGTATGACAGATAATATTAGACCCGCTCTGTATAATGCAGCATATGAAGCGGTTATTGCAAATCATCCAAAGAATCCCATAGAAAAAGAAGTATCAATTGCCGGTAAATGTTGTGAATCTGGTGACATGCTTATTTGGGATTTACCTGTACCAGAAATTAATAGTGGTGATGTACTAGCCGTATTTTCAACAGGTGCTTATAGCTATTCTATGGCAAGCCATTATAACCGTCTTCCAAATGCAGCTGTAGTATTTGTGGAAAATGGAAGAGATCAATTAGTCGTTAGGCGAGAAACATATCAAGATGTAGTTCGTAATGATTTATCCTATGAATAA
- a CDS encoding spore germination protein — translation MNRLKSEQKRMISPKIEENFNYLKTKLGIKTSFDIGYRELIILKQRIHIYYVTGLCDTSVIQEMLKKLVEINDVETNKRMLPEIIENRLVHQQVESVKTMDEAVDQVLSGLVAVFIDGERYAQIVDVRNYPGRSPEEPDTEKVIRGSRDGYTENIIENTALTRRRLRDENLRNEMVKVGERSKTDVCITYLQDVADDGLIKLIKNHISQIKLDGISMAEKTLEEFLILRRWNIYPMVRYTERPDVAASHLLEGHVLIFVDTSPSAIILPTTYFHHLQHAEEYRQVPSIGTFIRIIRFMAVLAALFLLPTWVLFANEPSLLPESLSFIGPNDEGNVPIVIQALLAMIGIEFLRMAAIHTPTPLSTSMGLIAAVLIGEIAIEVGLFSPEVILYVSTASIGNYVTPSYEISVANKVVSMTLVIIVGLFGLPGYMISITLYILFLIQIKSLKTPYLWPLIPFNSKAMVQILIRVPVPYTKSRPSIVHPKNNYRQP, via the coding sequence ATGAATAGACTAAAATCAGAGCAAAAGCGTATGATTTCACCGAAAATTGAAGAGAATTTCAATTATTTGAAGACAAAACTTGGAATTAAAACTTCCTTTGATATAGGTTATCGAGAACTTATTATTCTGAAGCAACGTATTCATATTTATTATGTAACTGGACTTTGTGATACATCAGTTATTCAAGAAATGTTAAAAAAACTAGTAGAAATTAATGATGTAGAAACAAATAAAAGAATGCTTCCAGAAATAATTGAAAATAGACTTGTGCATCAACAAGTTGAGTCCGTTAAAACAATGGATGAAGCAGTTGATCAAGTTCTAAGTGGTCTTGTTGCCGTATTTATAGACGGAGAGCGATATGCTCAAATAGTTGATGTACGTAATTATCCAGGCAGATCTCCAGAAGAACCTGATACAGAAAAAGTTATTCGAGGATCAAGGGACGGTTATACTGAAAATATCATTGAAAATACAGCACTTACCCGGAGAAGGCTACGGGATGAAAATTTAAGAAATGAAATGGTAAAAGTCGGAGAGAGGTCGAAAACAGATGTCTGTATCACTTATCTACAAGATGTAGCTGATGATGGGCTAATTAAACTTATTAAAAACCATATTAGTCAAATTAAACTTGATGGGATATCCATGGCAGAAAAAACATTAGAAGAGTTTTTAATTTTACGAAGATGGAATATATACCCGATGGTTCGTTATACAGAACGTCCAGATGTAGCTGCAAGTCATCTATTAGAAGGACATGTACTGATTTTTGTAGATACATCACCTAGTGCAATTATACTGCCTACCACTTACTTTCACCATCTTCAACACGCTGAAGAATATCGACAAGTACCTTCTATTGGTACGTTTATAAGAATAATTCGATTTATGGCAGTATTAGCAGCGTTATTTTTGTTGCCAACATGGGTATTGTTTGCTAACGAACCGTCCTTATTACCAGAAAGCTTAAGCTTTATTGGTCCTAACGATGAAGGAAATGTACCTATTGTTATACAAGCACTCTTAGCAATGATAGGTATTGAATTTTTACGGATGGCGGCCATTCACACCCCTACACCACTATCAACGTCAATGGGATTAATTGCAGCAGTCTTAATTGGAGAGATAGCGATTGAAGTAGGGTTATTTTCACCTGAAGTTATACTCTATGTATCTACAGCTTCGATAGGTAATTATGTCACGCCAAGTTATGAAATAAGTGTAGCAAATAAAGTTGTTAGTATGACTCTTGTGATTATTGTTGGATTATTTGGCCTCCCAGGTTATATGATATCCATTACTTTGTATATCCTTTTCCTGATTCAAATAAAGTCATTGAAAACACCATATTTATGGCCGTTAATTCCATTTAATTCGAAAGCAATGGTTCAAATTCTTATTCGTGTTCCAGTTCCTTATACGAAGAGTAGACCAAGTATTGTCCATCCTAAAAATAATTACCGTCAACCATAA
- a CDS encoding YjcZ family sporulation protein, whose protein sequence is MSGGYGYAGGFALIVVLFILLVIVGAAWF, encoded by the coding sequence ATGAGTGGTGGATATGGTTATGCAGGTGGATTCGCGTTAATCGTTGTTCTGTTTATCTTATTAGTTATTGTCGGTGCTGCTTGGTTCTAA
- a CDS encoding segregation/condensation protein A, which yields MHEGYKVKLDTFEGPLDLLLHLINQFEIDIYDIPVAQITQQYMEYIHTMQHLELNIASEYLVMASTLLAIKSQMLLPKQELEDDLDEEYMEDPREELMQRLIEYRKYKEIAERLKEKESEDNQLYTRPPVVFEFKDIPEKITTNQTDISIFDMVGALKNMLKRKEWTEPHDTTVQRMDIPIETRMKEVLQQVQSNSDGLVFDKLFPSPTKNYIVVTFVAVLELMKDKQIYAVQERHFEELYLYSMEEST from the coding sequence ATGCACGAAGGATATAAAGTAAAACTGGATACATTTGAGGGTCCATTAGATTTATTATTACATTTAATTAATCAATTTGAAATCGACATATATGATATTCCTGTAGCTCAAATTACACAACAATATATGGAGTATATACATACTATGCAGCATTTGGAATTAAATATAGCTAGTGAATACTTAGTAATGGCCTCCACATTATTAGCGATAAAAAGCCAAATGCTTTTGCCAAAGCAAGAGTTAGAAGATGATCTTGATGAAGAGTATATGGAAGACCCAAGGGAAGAATTGATGCAACGACTGATTGAGTACCGAAAATATAAAGAAATAGCAGAGCGCTTAAAAGAAAAGGAAAGTGAAGACAACCAATTATACACTCGTCCACCAGTTGTTTTTGAATTCAAAGACATACCGGAAAAGATTACAACCAACCAAACCGATATTTCAATATTCGATATGGTTGGTGCATTGAAAAATATGTTAAAAAGAAAAGAATGGACTGAACCACATGATACAACAGTGCAACGAATGGATATTCCAATTGAGACACGCATGAAAGAAGTTCTGCAGCAGGTGCAGTCCAACTCAGATGGATTGGTGTTTGATAAATTATTTCCTTCACCGACTAAAAATTATATTGTCGTTACATTTGTAGCAGTTCTTGAATTAATGAAGGATAAGCAAATTTATGCTGTACAGGAACGACATTTTGAAGAACTGTATTTATATAGCATGGAGGAATCTACGTGA
- a CDS encoding peptidylprolyl isomerase, translated as MKTGYVLMENGNKIEFELYPEEAPSTVANFEKLASDQFYDGLTFHRVIPGFVSQGGCPVGNGTGSAGYTIKCETEGNPHKHEEGSLSMAHAGKDTGSSQFFIVHEPQPHLDGVHTVFGKVTSGIEHAKAMRNGDTMKEIRINS; from the coding sequence ATGAAAACAGGATATGTTTTAATGGAAAATGGAAATAAAATTGAATTCGAACTTTATCCAGAAGAGGCACCTAGCACTGTTGCTAATTTTGAAAAACTTGCTTCTGATCAATTCTACGATGGTCTTACTTTTCACCGAGTGATTCCAGGGTTTGTAAGTCAAGGAGGTTGTCCTGTAGGAAACGGTACTGGTTCTGCTGGATATACGATAAAGTGTGAAACGGAAGGTAATCCACATAAACATGAAGAGGGTTCTTTATCGATGGCACACGCTGGTAAAGATACTGGAAGCAGTCAATTTTTCATTGTTCATGAGCCTCAACCTCATCTTGATGGTGTTCATACCGTATTTGGTAAAGTTACATCAGGAATTGAACATGCAAAAGCAATGCGTAATGGCGATACAATGAAAGAAATTCGTATCAATTCTTAA
- the scpB gene encoding SMC-Scp complex subunit ScpB, whose product MNMNEFKGVIEGLLFASGDEGVTAKQLSKILDIGLDTVEHILEELRFEYEREDRGLMIIQSNNIFHLATKPEHSSYFKRLIDSPRTSKMSQAALETLAIIAYRQPITRAEIDEIRGVRSERPVQTLITRNLIEETGRKDTVGRPVLFQTSKEFLTFFGLATLDDLPPLPENIDPDKEEREADLFFERFQDEV is encoded by the coding sequence GTGAATATGAATGAATTTAAAGGCGTTATAGAAGGATTACTATTTGCTAGTGGCGATGAAGGTGTTACGGCAAAGCAATTAAGCAAAATATTAGATATAGGGCTTGATACAGTAGAACATATATTAGAGGAATTACGGTTTGAATATGAGCGAGAAGACCGTGGATTAATGATAATTCAATCCAATAATATATTTCATTTAGCCACAAAACCAGAACACAGCTCTTATTTTAAACGTTTAATTGATTCTCCTCGTACAAGCAAGATGTCACAAGCAGCTTTAGAAACTCTTGCTATAATAGCTTACCGTCAACCGATAACAAGAGCAGAGATTGATGAGATAAGAGGTGTTCGTAGTGAACGACCTGTTCAAACATTAATCACACGAAATTTGATCGAAGAAACAGGGAGAAAAGACACAGTTGGCAGACCAGTACTATTTCAAACAAGTAAAGAATTTCTTACTTTCTTTGGATTGGCAACGCTGGATGATTTACCACCTCTCCCAGAAAATATTGACCCTGATAAAGAAGAACGAGAGGCAGATTTATTTTTTGAACGATTTCAAGATGAAGTATAA
- a CDS encoding stage V sporulation protein AB, translated as MIQEILLKFLQIFIGFSGGLAVGAGFVAFITVLGIIPRLVQLSKSEAFTKAYGGAVIFGLLIGTYFSFAPITLNQTTIIVIFWGLLHGIFNGMLAAALTEVVNVFPILSRRIGMDAFVLIFMMALLLGKVFGSLFQWTIFVR; from the coding sequence ATGATCCAAGAAATTCTTCTTAAATTCCTCCAAATTTTTATTGGCTTTAGTGGTGGTTTAGCTGTTGGGGCAGGTTTTGTAGCTTTTATAACAGTGCTGGGTATTATCCCGCGCCTAGTACAGTTAAGTAAGTCAGAAGCATTTACAAAAGCATACGGGGGGGCAGTTATATTTGGGTTGTTAATAGGAACTTATTTTTCTTTTGCGCCAATAACACTTAATCAGACTACTATCATAGTTATATTTTGGGGATTATTACATGGAATATTTAATGGAATGTTAGCAGCGGCTTTAACAGAAGTAGTAAATGTCTTTCCTATATTATCCCGAAGAATAGGAATGGACGCATTTGTATTAATTTTTATGATGGCACTATTACTAGGTAAAGTGTTCGGATCCTTATTTCAATGGACCATATTTGTACGATAA
- a CDS encoding site-2 protease family protein, whose product MNLIDIVVFLFIIAPIITLIHEIGHVSGSFVYKATHIFIHIGFGKPIMKKNIRKLQFNINSFYILGGGSFYHFNYDLLPYQRAIIAFLGPLFNIIVFLLLLFQFGIDSENLLISLAIWFNLWLAIVNLIPFKWKEKSSDGLAIWLAIRDIYTNSKMNKS is encoded by the coding sequence ATGAACCTAATAGATATCGTTGTCTTTTTGTTTATTATTGCTCCGATTATTACCCTGATTCATGAAATTGGTCATGTTTCAGGGTCCTTTGTTTATAAAGCAACACATATTTTTATACATATTGGATTTGGCAAACCTATAATGAAAAAGAATATAAGAAAACTTCAATTCAACATAAATTCTTTTTACATATTAGGTGGGGGAAGTTTTTATCATTTTAATTATGATTTGTTGCCTTATCAACGAGCAATTATTGCTTTTTTAGGTCCTTTATTTAATATCATCGTATTTTTACTGCTATTATTTCAGTTTGGAATAGATAGTGAGAATTTGTTGATAAGTTTAGCTATTTGGTTTAATTTATGGTTAGCAATTGTTAATTTAATTCCTTTTAAATGGAAGGAAAAATCATCTGACGGCTTAGCAATATGGCTTGCTATCAGAGATATTTATACTAATTCTAAAATGAACAAAAGTTGA